From Lagenorhynchus albirostris chromosome 15, mLagAlb1.1, whole genome shotgun sequence, one genomic window encodes:
- the HS3ST6 gene encoding heparan sulfate glucosamine 3-O-sulfotransferase 6, whose protein sequence is MAGSGGLGGGAGGSQGAGGGPGATLRAPRAPLLFAALVLGAYCLCALPGRCPPAGRIPVPAPAPAESPRAARSPGTSGLPVASGSGRRRFPQALIVGVKKGGTRALLEFLRLHPDVRALGSEPHFFDRCYERGLAWYRSLMPRTLDGQITMEKTPSYFVTREAPRRIHGMSPATKLIVVVRNPVTRAISDYAQMLSKTPGLPSFGTLAFRRGLGPVDTAWSAVRIGLYAQHLDNWLRYFPLSRFLFVSGERLVSDPAAELGHVQDFLGLKRVVTDKHFYFNATKGFPCLKKAQGSGRPRCLGKSKGRPHPRVPEAMVQRLRAFYRPFNRKFYQMTGQDFGWD, encoded by the exons ATGGCAGGTAGCGGCGGCCTGGGCGgcggggcaggaggcagccagggaGCCGGGGGCGGGCCTGGGGCCACGCTTCGGGCGCCCCGTGCGCCTCTGCTGTTCGCCGCTCTGGTGCTCGGAGCCTACTGCCTTTGCGCCCTCCCCGGACGCTGCCCGCCGGCCGGCCGCATCCCCGTGCCAGCCCCCGCGCCCGCCGAGTCGCCCCGCGCAGCCCGCAGCCCCGGGACGTCCGGCCTGCCGGTGGCCAGTGGCTCGGGCCGCCGGCGCTTCCCGCAGGCGCTTATCGTGGGCGTGAAGAAGGGCGGCACGCGCGCCCTGCTGGAGTTTCTGCGGCTGCACCCCGACGTCCGCGCGCTCGGCTCGGAGCCCCACTTCTTCGACAGGTGCTACGAGCGCGGCCTCGCCTGGTACCG GAGCCTGATGCCCCGCACCCTGGATGGGCAGATCACCATGGAGAAGACCCCCAGCTATTTTGTGACCCGGGAGGCCCCACGCCGCATCCACGGCATGTCCCCGGCCACGAAGCTAATCGTGGTTGTGCGGAACCCCGTGACCCGGGCCATCTCTGACTATGCGCAGATGCTCTCCAAGACACCGGGCCTGCCCAGCTTTGGCACCCTGGCCTTCCGCCGAGGCCTGGGCCCCGTGGACACGGCCTGGAGTGCCGTGCGCATCGGCCTGTACGCCCAGCACCTGGACAACTGGCTGCGTTACTTCCCGCTGTCCCGCTTCCTCTTTGTTAGTGGCGAGCGCCTGGTCAGCGACCCAGCTGCGGAGCTGGGCCACGTGCAGGACTTCTTGGGTCTCAAGAGGGTCGTCACAGACAAGCACTTCTACTTCAACGCCACCAAGGGCTTCCCCTGCCTCAAGAAGGCCCAGGGCAGCGGCCGTCCCCGCTGCCTGGGCAAGTCCAAGGGCCGGCCCCACCCACGTGTGCCTGAGGCCATGGTCCAGCGCCTGCGGGCCTTCTACCGACCCTTTAATCGCAAGTTCTACCAAATGACCGGCCAGGACTTCGGCTGGGACTAA